In Candidatus Moanabacter tarae, the genomic stretch TGAGAGATGACGCCAGGGTGCACTCGGGCTGTCATGAACGTGCGGATTGACCAGGATGCAATCTTTTGGGAGACTGTCTTTTGAAGAGTGGTGATCAAGAATGATCACATCAACCCCCAGACTCCTCAGGTGAGCAATATCTCCGCTGGAGTTTGTTCCGCAGTCTACCGCTACTAGAAGATCAGGGCGGTCTTGTGCAAGGGCGCGATTGATGGCGCTGGGCGAGAGCCCATAGCCATCAGAAAGACGTTGAGGGACAACATACCGAGGGAAAATTCCTAAATGTCTTAGAGAACTTACGAGCAAAGTAGTACTGGTTACTCCATCGACGTCGTAGTCCCCGAAAACAAGAATTGATTCCCGTTCCCTCATGGCGCGCTGGAGGCGTTCGACAGCTAGATCAAGATTTCTGATCTCGAAAGGATTACGAAGATTCCGGAGCTTCGGATTGAGAAAATCATGGGCAGCAGATGCTTCCGTGAATCCGAGTCGATAAAGTATGCGAGCAACGATTGGGTTAATAGACAGACTGTTCCGGAGGATTTCTATTCGATGATCCGGGACAGGAGAATAGCACCAGCGCATCGTTTCTCAGGTGACGTTTTTCTTCGATGTTTCCCACTCATACTTGGGAAGCATATCCCCTCGTTCCTCAACATGGCGTCGATCGCCCTTGTGCCACCAGAAAAATACCGGACTAGCGATAAAGATCGATGAGAACGTTCCGGTGAAGATACCTATTATGAAAACAAGAGCAAAATCGACAACAACACCAGCTCCAAATAAGAAGAGAGGACATGTGGCGAGGAGTGTGGTAATACTAGTCAGAATTGTTCGGGCCAGGGTGCGATTAATGGCGACGTTGACGATTCTTTCGAGTCGGGTGCCGGGGTTCAGAGTGAGTTCCTCTCGGATCCGGTCGAAAACAACGATGGTATCGTTAAGGGAGTATCCGATAATCATTAGAACCGCAGCCACCATGGGAGCAGTGAATTGTCCACTCCCGATTCCCCCCATTCCTAATAGGACGTAGAGCCCAATGCTCATGAAAATATCGTGAACTGTAGCTATAACCGCACCAATCCCGTAACCAATCTCAAACCGAAGGGCGACATAAACGAGAATGGCGAGAAGAGCTAAGATAACGGACAGAACGGCACCGATTTTGATTTCATTTCCCACTGAAGGACTGATCTCAGACTTGCCCAGAAGCTCAAGTCCGGCATCAGGAAATGCATTATTGAGGGCTTGGAACACTTCGCCGCCTCTTTTACCTTCAGTTTGTATTTTGAGGGTTTCTTTTGCCTGGCCGAGGGAAGTTTGAGAGAGGGTGTTGATTTCGCCTAGATCGTTATTCTGGGCTACGGCGTCAATCTCTTGCGAGGTGAGCTTCGTTTCAAAGTTCACGGTTAACTCATCACCGCCCAGAAAATCAATTCCAAAGATTTGGTTCCAATTGACGGCAATGGCGCCAATCCCAATGAGAACAACTACCCAAGAGGATTGGAAGGCAATCTTGCGGTAGCTGAGAAAGGGCACCCCTTCAATACGGAAGAGGCTCTTTTTCATCATACTCTTCACAAAACCGGTATTGATAATCAGTTCCAGCAATGCTCGACTAACAATAAGAGCACAGAAAATTGAGGAGATAATTCCGATAGCCAAAGTCACACCAAATCCTCGGACTGGACCGGACCCTAACCATATAAGAATTGAGGCGGTGATAAGGGTGGTCACATTGGCGTCAACGATAGTGGAAAGCGCTTTGTCGTAACCGGATACTAGGGCGGCAGGGAGTGTCTTCCCCTCCCTTAGCTCTTCGCGAATACGTTCAAAGATAAGGATATTAGCATCGACTGCCATACCGAGGGTGAGGACCAGAGCGGCTACTCCTGGAAGTGTGATTGTTGCACCAAAGCTGGAAAGAGTGCCGAAGACGATTACAATATTAATGATTACGGAAATGACCGCTATCATGCCCGCTGACATGTAGTAGAGCAGCATGAAGCCGATCACGACACAGGCGCCAATTTGAAAGGCGGTAAAGGAGGAGTCTCGGGCGTCAGCCGCCATGGTCGGACCAATATCATTCAACTCGTCGACCTCAAGTCCGATTTTAAGGGGATTGTTCAGAACATTGGAAAGCTCTTGCGCTTCTCGCTGTGTGAATTGGCCAGAAATTTCGGCTCCTCCACGAATCTCCTCTCTAACGGTTGGGGCGCTGTAGAGTTCTCCATCTAGGATAATAGCCAGTTGGCCCACAGTTTGTGTGCGTTCATTTTCCTCTGCGATTCTTCGGGTGGCACTAGCAAAGGCTTCTTCTCCATCTGATGTAAATCGGAGCAACACTCGAAAGCTTCCAAACTCGGTTGGTGCGGCAAATGCTTCATCTATGATATCCCCCTCCATTTCCGGAATTTTCTTGATATAATATGGTGTCTGCGTGATTTGTCCGGTTTTACGGTCTTCTCGCAGCTCAACCATGGAACGGTATCCGATCGGCGGATCCTGTTCCAGAGAGGGGACAGCAGTGCGGTGGACAAGACTGAATACGAGGAGTGCCGGTTTGCCGATATCAGCGACCATCCCTGGATCTTTGCTCAGTTCTAGGCCAGGCAACTGTACCTCGATGTGTTTGTCCCCAATAAGGCGTATTACTGGTTCTGCTACTCCAAATCCGTCAACCCGTTTACGCAGGATCTCCACTGCTTTATTTAATTCGGCCTCTCTAAAAAATTCTTTTTCGGCTGCGGTTAGTTCTTCTCTTTCGCCAACCCCTAGATTTATTTCAGCATTTTCTGTATCCTTTACTCTGTAAGTGACTGATACTCCTCCTTTTAGATCTAAGCCAGGCTTAATTTTTCCTTTGGAACGCAGGCGCAGCTCGTCTAACAAAATTTGGTTTCTTTTCTCTAGGTTCCGAATGTCCCGTGCATTGATCTCGGGAAAGAATTTCTGCAGGTCGATTTTCTCGTTCTTCAGAATGTTGCGAAAAGCGATGAAGAAGGAGTTGGCCTCACCGGCTGAGACCTGGGTAATTGCTCTTTCGTGCAGTTGCTTAAATTCCTCCAGCTCAGCCGTTGCCTGGCTCAGGATAAAGCTGTCGAAGGGTGAGTCCTGAACCGGGATTATATTGAGGATCGCCCATGCCAGGATTGCCATGGCAAGAGCGCTCTTCCATATGATGCTACCAGCCATCTAATTCTCGATTTTAGACTGTACCGCGTTTTTGCTCAGCTCGATCTTCGTATTCTCAGCGATCTTCACAACGAACCGGTCCTCTTTCACGTTGGTGATTTCACCATAGATTCCACTAGAGGTGATAACATAGTCGCCCGATTGAAGTTCTGAGAGGAGTTTGGCATGCGCCTTTTGCCTTTTCCTCTGGGGGGCCAATAGCAAAAACCAGAGTCCGGCAAAGAGAAGGATATAGAAGAAGATGATTGATCCTCCTCCAGATCCTGCTCCTCCTGCCTGTGCAAGAGTCGGAAGTAATTGAATAGGATTATGAAATAAGCTCATTTTCGCGGCTGTAGTTGAAATTAAAACAATGAAGATAAGTGATATTCAGAATGCAAGCCAAAGGAATTGTTCAAAAAACTGTTGAATGTAGTCTTGATGATATTAACTGGTCGCTTTGTATTCCTTGGTCTGGTTGAATACCGTCCATTTATCAACAGACTGGGGAAGATAGCAAGGAGACTACCTAAAATTTGCCAGCATTTCTACACTATAACATAATATTGTAGTTCGCCAATTCGATTGACATTTAACGCGGACAATTTAGGAAGGGCGATCTTTAAAGGTGACCACTTCCGATTCGAGTCAGACTTCGGTCTTTGACCGCAGTTCTCTCCGAGAGGAGACGATTACGGATGCTGTTATCCGGCTGGCTGGAGATTCGCAGGACGGAATACAGACGATCGGGGGATTCCTGGCGCGGCTGGCTGGACGGAGCGACCAGGATGTCATGACTTATATGACCATCCCGTCAACCATCGCGGGAGGCCCTTCTATTTTCCAGGTTAGAATAGGATCGGGAGATGTTCTTTCAGCCGGCGATGCGGCTGATTTCCTCGTTGCATTCTACCAACACAGCTACGATGAGCATATAGAATCCCTTAAGGAAGGAGGCGTGCTCATCTATGATGCGGATCATGTTGAGCCGGATGTTGAAGACCGACGGTTTGTCAATGTTGCTGTCCCGATATCTGGGCTCACCATTGAATCACTAGGTGGTAATGCTAAAAGCAAGGGGAAGAATATTTTTGTGCTGGGGTTGATCGCTCGGATTTTTAATTTACATGTAGAGAAGCTGAAGCTTCTAATGAAGGAGCGATTCGGGGGGAAAGGTAAGGGGATATTGCGCAATGCCTACCTAGCGTTCGACGCTGGGTTTGGCTATCCGATGGATAACGTCCTGACCCGTTATTACCAATTCGATAAATCGATTCGAAGAGCAGGTAGGCCCCAGGTTACGATGGATGGTAATCAGGCTCTCGCGTATGGATTAATCGCGGCGGGGGTGCGCTATGGAGCAGGTTACCCAATTACGCCCTGGTCCAGCATAATGGAATTGTTACGGGTCGAACTATCAAAATATGGAGGTGTCTTTGTCCAGGCGGAGGATGAACTTGCGGCCATATCGATCGCGTTAGGGTTCGCCTACAGCGGACATCTTGCGGTTACCGGCAGTGCCGGTCCGGGTATCTCTCTTAAGATGGAGGCTCTGGGTTGGGCCGTGATGGCGGAGATTCCTTTAGTGGTGGTGAATGTGCAGAGGGGAGGGCCCAGTACTGGATTACCGACCAACGTAGAGCAAAGTGATCTTATGCAGGCGATATATGGCAGCCATGGGGATACTCCAAGAGTTGTTGTGGCGCCTCGGCATGTTGAGGATTGCTTCTACGTGGCCTTGGAAGCCGGACAAATTGCCCGCAAGTACAGTACCCCAGTAATCATACTAAGCGATCAGGCACTAGCTACTCGTATCGAGGCATTCGACGAACCCAACTTGGAGGAATTGGTAGTTGATCCGGTGCTCGATCTCAGCTCCCGAGGAAGCGATTTCCTGCCATATGATCTTGACGCGATTACGAATCATGCCCCTCCGGGGTCGGTTATGGAAGGGGGTAAGTATCCAGTGGTGACCGGCCTCGAGCACGATGAGAAAGGTCATCCTACGGCTAATCCCCGCCTCCACTCGCAGATGACCGCCAAGCGAAGGGAAAAATTGAAAAATCTTTCCGAAGAGATCGGAATCCCTGAAGTGTATGGTGACGTAAAAGGAGACATTTTATTGGTAGGATGGGGATCGACGTTCGGCCCCATACATGAGGCAGTAGATCAAGCTCGCTCCAATGGTCGCAGGGTTGGATGTATTCACCTACATCATTTACATCCGTTTCCCAAGGGTATAGAGCAAATACTCAGTTGCTATCGCGAGACCTTCGTCGTTGAGATGAATGACGAGGGTCTGTACGGCTATGGCCAGTTAGCAGGGTTGCTCCGAGCCCGATATTGCCACCCCGGCATTCGAAGTATTACTAAAACTGATGGACTTACGTTTAAAGTGAAGGAGATACTAGAAGGCATCTCTCATTTTCCTAAAGATTCTGTGTAGATGAGGACAGTTTTTTCTGAGGGATACACGATATACACGCAATCGCCTTGAGTTTTACCTATTTTAAAATTGTAGTTAGGACGATTATCGATGGGAAGCGACCTCTTAGCAGGAAAAGAAGATTTGGCAGAAGGAATACAGCCGCGGGTAGACAAGAAAATCTTGACCGCCGACAAACCGACCTGGTGTGCCGGATGTGGAGACTTTGCAGTTTTGGCTGCTTTCTATAGGGTTTTGGAAAAGTTACAGTTGAGACATGAGAACATCGTGACTCTTGCCGGAATCGGGTGTTCCTCCCGGTTTCCTTATTTTGTTAATACCCACGGTGGGCACTTTATCCATGGGCGGGCGGTTCCTTTTGCGACAGGTGTCAGTATATCTCGACCGGATCTACATGTCTTTCTCTTCGGTGGGGACGGTGATGGATTCTCAATGGGGGGTAATCATCTCGATCACGGAGCTCGAAAGAATATCCAGATGACTTATGTCATTATGGACAATTTCGTTTACGGGTTGACTAAAAAGCAGACCTCTCCCACCTCTTTTATTGGGTTTAAGTCGAAAACAGACCCAGAGGGATCCGTAGATCAACCGATCAATCCCATGAAAAAGCTGGTCACCAGTGGTGCCACTTTTATCGCTCGTACTCACGCCACCCAAGTAAAACACATGACGGAGATGTATGAGCGGGCGATTGCTCATGACGGATTTTCCGTCATTGAGTGTCTATCTGAATGTACTGAGTTCTACCGAGGCGCTTTCGATGCCAGCGTTCCCAGAAAGGGGGGAGAGTTCGAGTTGATTAAGGAAAAGAGACATGATGGCTCTCCTGAGGATGAGAAAAGACATGACGTTTCAGACGAAACGGAAGCCTATCGATTGGCTGATCTGCCATGGCCGGGTGTTTTCGGTGTTTTTTACCAGGCAGAGCGGCCGACCAAGAATGCCCTTGAGTCTAATCTGATCGCACGTGCTCGTGAGAAGTCACAGGGGCGCTCCTCGTTGCAAATGCTGCAAGAAACGTTTACGAGGTTTAAATAGCCTGATTGTTCCGGTCCTCGAGGTTATTCCATAAAGGACGGTAGGCGGTGGTTCCCGATTGCTTCATCGACGGGATCTCCGTGTTCCAGATGTCTGGTATCCGATACCTGCTAAGGAGTTTTGCAGTACAACAAGATGGGTACATCAAATGTTATACGGAAAACTACGTTCGGGAAAGGACCATTAAACCATCATTGTAATCTTATCTCGAACTTTGCTGATTATGCCCAGTAGCAAGGTTCACGCCAGAGCCCACGATAAAAATTGATTGAGATCGAGGGTTAAAATCCCCGAAACAGGGTACACTAAAATGAGCATTAATAGATATTCCCATTAAGAGAGAGCATTCAGTTTATGGATCGATTTTGTGGAGATCGGCCTAAGGATCTTTCTTTCAAGAAGATTTGGTGATAGAGAAGATTACTCGCGAGTTGCTGGAAAAGGATTAGTCTTACGGACCCAAACTACCCAAAAGACGCCGAGGGTGCCTAAGATGATAGAATAGAAGACACCGCGGCTAAGACCGAGGATGAGACCGGCTGGATCGGGTTCACGAAAAACCTCCCCAATTATGCGAAGAATTGAATAGGCTATAAGGAATTCACCAGAAAGCTGACCAGCCGGCATTCGTTGCGGATTGGATCGCCAGAAGCGTATCTGTATATAGACCCCTAAAACAAGGCCCTCGAGAGCTGCTTCATAGAGCTGGGATGGGTGTCGGGGAGCAACAAGTTCCAGGGGAGTATTAGGCAGTGTGCTCGTTGGGAAAATTACAGCCCAGGGAACGTCGGAAAGTTTACCCCAAAGTTCGCCATTGATGAAATTGGCAATTCGGCCAAAAAGGAGTCCCGGAGGAGCAACGGTAACAATTAGGTCAGTCGTTTTGAGGAAAGGAGTTTTATTTCTTCTGGCAATAAGGAAAGCAGCTACAAGGCAGCCTGCAAAACCGCCGTGGCTAGCCATTCCCCCCTTCCAAAATTCGAAGAAAGAAAGAGGATTGCGGAGGAATGTGTTCAGGTCGTAGAGGAGCATGAAGCCCAGCCGGCCTCCGATCATTGTCCCCATGGCAAGGTAGAGGATGGCGTTTATTTGGGCTTCGGAATTCCAGGTTGACCGTTGCGTCTTGAAATAGAGTTTAAGAAGTCCGCAGGCGGTGATAAATCCTAGTATGTAAGCAATTCCGTACCATCGGATAGCAAAATCTCCATAAATTGGAAGAAGAACCGGATTCAGGTCATGCTGGAAGTAGGCTAAAAAATTTGAAGACACGTGCTTTTTGAGACCTTCGCGGAGCGCGAGTTATGATTAATTTTGTTCAGAGACTGAGCGAGAGGTCCCGTTTGCGTGCCTGCAGATGTAGATGTCTAACGCTATTTATTGAGGCGCGTTGCTTGGGGGGGACTCCTCAGCCTTTTTTTGCTCAGCTTGGTTCCGTGCGAGCTCGCGCATATCGACTGCAACATCTGTTTCCTCGTAGATTTCTCTTCCGAGGATGTGTTCAATGGTGTCTTCCACGGTAACAACACCTACAGTGGAACCGAATTCATCTACCACCATGGCAAGTTGTTGATGCGTTCTAAGAAAATGCTGCAACGCGGCAGCGGCTGAAGATGTCTCAGGAACGAAGGTCATTTCACCCATCAGTTCACTGACCTTCTTGTTATTTTGATCATTTGCCATAGCTTGTAAGAGGTCGCGACGGCGGACTAGACCGACAACGTTATCAATGCTCTCTTGATATACAGGCAGGCGGCCGAAAGGGATATTGCGAAACTGGATGAAAACTTCCTCTACAGTGAGGTTAGCATCTAACGCCGTAACAACAGTACGTGGAGTCATAATTTCACTAATATGCACGTCATCGAGACTGAGTGCATTGCGGATCATATCCCGCTCGCTGTTTGTCAACGAACCGTCCTTAGCATGTTTATCGGCCAACAGTGTTATTTCTTCATCTTCGTCAGCCACTGCTTCTACTGCTTCTTTGTCGACTACCAACCGAATCGAGTGCATCGTCAGGTAAGCTAAGGGGTACATAGAATAGCGGACTAGCTGAAGAGGGTAGACAAGACGCTTCTGAAGAACCCTTCGATAAATCACACCCATATTCTTAGGAAGGATCTCAGAAAGAATAAGGATGCCTAGAACCATGAAAAACGAAATTATCCCGACTAGATTTCCTGCTACATCCTTAGCCACGCTCGCGACCCACATCGCTCCCATGGTGTTGGCAATTGTGTTGAGCGTCAGAATAGCCGAACTGGTCAATTCTATGTCATTCTTAAAAGTTTCAAGAAGACTCCCCTGCCTTGGGGATTCCTTTCTCAGCGCTTCGATTTCCGAGGTCGTAGTACTGAGTATGAAGGCCTCAAGAAGGGAGCAGAAGCCGGAAACGCCGAGAGTAAAACAAATTGGCAATATAAGGCCTGTCATGAGTGCGACGGAATCACCCTTAAAGGGGCCGCCGAAAATCCACTGTGTATGTGGATACTTTGATCAATATGGACAGCGACATGAGATTGACAAGTAAATCTTTGAAATCAGCATTTATTAATCTTCAAACTAGTGGATCAAATTTTACCACATCTACAATTTACGAAAGAGCATGAGTGGATTCGGATTGATGGCGAATCCGGTCTGGTAGGCATTACGGATTTTGCTCAGGAGGAACTTGGTGATGTTACCTTCGTAGAACTTCCCGAGATTGGATTGGTTCTCGATAGAGGAGATGTCATTGGAGTGGTGGAATCGGTTAAAGCCGCATCTGATATCTTCACCCCTTTAAGTGGGGAAATCCTCGAGATTAACACTGCTGTGGAGGACAGACCTGAGTTAGTCAACAGTGATCCCTATGGAGAAGGCTGGTTGGTACGGTTGAGAATCAAGAATCCTGAAGAGGTACAGTCCCTCCTTTCGAGTGAGGAATATGAGCGATTGATTAAGGGAGAATCATGAAGTCCTTTAGAATAGCTTTGTACCCAGGTGATGGTATTGGGGTTGAAGTAACTGAGGCGACGGTTCGAGTAATTAAGGCACTGGAGTCCAAGCTATGCGAATTCCAACTCGAAATGGTAACTTTTAATTGGGGCGTCGATTACTATGACCGACATGGCATAGTGGTGCCAGACGACTTTATTCAGACGCTCGATTCCTTTGATGCAATATTTCTCGGTGCCGTTGGATTTCCTGAGAGATTACCTGACCATATTACCCTTTCACCGTTGATAAAGCTTCGACAAGCTTTCGATCTTTACGCCTGCGTGCGGCCGGCTAGGACCTTCCAAGGGGTTCCCAAGCCGTTGGCTGGAGGGGCTGATATTGACTTAGTTGTGGTCCGAGAGAATTCAGAGGGAGAGTATGTTAACAACGGTGGGCGGTTCCATCAGGGTAAGGCCGAGGAGGTAGCTCTGCAAACGGCGGTACACACAAGACGCGGGATCGAGAGAATTCTGCGTTTCAGCTTCGACCTCGCTCAAAAAAGACGCAATCGGCTCACCATGATCACAAAATCGAACGCGCAGCGCTACGGGTTTGTCCTTTGGGATGAAATTCTAGAAGAGGTAAGGGCTGACTACACCGCAGTCGAAGTTAACAAACAACATATCGATGCCGCCTCGATGAATTTTGTAAGGTGTCCTGAGAC encodes the following:
- the secDF gene encoding Protein translocase subunit SecDF produces the protein MAGSIIWKSALAMAILAWAILNIIPVQDSPFDSFILSQATAELEEFKQLHERAITQVSAGEANSFFIAFRNILKNEKIDLQKFFPEINARDIRNLEKRNQILLDELRLRSKGKIKPGLDLKGGVSVTYRVKDTENAEINLGVGEREELTAAEKEFFREAELNKAVEILRKRVDGFGVAEPVIRLIGDKHIEVQLPGLELSKDPGMVADIGKPALLVFSLVHRTAVPSLEQDPPIGYRSMVELREDRKTGQITQTPYYIKKIPEMEGDIIDEAFAAPTEFGSFRVLLRFTSDGEEAFASATRRIAEENERTQTVGQLAIILDGELYSAPTVREEIRGGAEISGQFTQREAQELSNVLNNPLKIGLEVDELNDIGPTMAADARDSSFTAFQIGACVVIGFMLLYYMSAGMIAVISVIINIVIVFGTLSSFGATITLPGVAALVLTLGMAVDANILIFERIREELREGKTLPAALVSGYDKALSTIVDANVTTLITASILIWLGSGPVRGFGVTLAIGIISSIFCALIVSRALLELIINTGFVKSMMKKSLFRIEGVPFLSYRKIAFQSSWVVVLIGIGAIAVNWNQIFGIDFLGGDELTVNFETKLTSQEIDAVAQNNDLGEINTLSQTSLGQAKETLKIQTEGKRGGEVFQALNNAFPDAGLELLGKSEISPSVGNEIKIGAVLSVILALLAILVYVALRFEIGYGIGAVIATVHDIFMSIGLYVLLGMGGIGSGQFTAPMVAAVLMIIGYSLNDTIVVFDRIREELTLNPGTRLERIVNVAINRTLARTILTSITTLLATCPLFLFGAGVVVDFALVFIIGIFTGTFSSIFIASPVFFWWHKGDRRHVEERGDMLPKYEWETSKKNVT
- the yajC gene encoding Sec translocon accessory complex subunit YajC, with protein sequence MSLFHNPIQLLPTLAQAGGAGSGGGSIIFFYILLFAGLWFLLLAPQRKRQKAHAKLLSELQSGDYVITSSGIYGEITNVKEDRFVVKIAENTKIELSKNAVQSKIEN
- the korA_2 gene encoding 2-oxoglutarate oxidoreductase subunit KorA, whose product is MTTSDSSQTSVFDRSSLREETITDAVIRLAGDSQDGIQTIGGFLARLAGRSDQDVMTYMTIPSTIAGGPSIFQVRIGSGDVLSAGDAADFLVAFYQHSYDEHIESLKEGGVLIYDADHVEPDVEDRRFVNVAVPISGLTIESLGGNAKSKGKNIFVLGLIARIFNLHVEKLKLLMKERFGGKGKGILRNAYLAFDAGFGYPMDNVLTRYYQFDKSIRRAGRPQVTMDGNQALAYGLIAAGVRYGAGYPITPWSSIMELLRVELSKYGGVFVQAEDELAAISIALGFAYSGHLAVTGSAGPGISLKMEALGWAVMAEIPLVVVNVQRGGPSTGLPTNVEQSDLMQAIYGSHGDTPRVVVAPRHVEDCFYVALEAGQIARKYSTPVIILSDQALATRIEAFDEPNLEELVVDPVLDLSSRGSDFLPYDLDAITNHAPPGSVMEGGKYPVVTGLEHDEKGHPTANPRLHSQMTAKRREKLKNLSEEIGIPEVYGDVKGDILLVGWGSTFGPIHEAVDQARSNGRRVGCIHLHHLHPFPKGIEQILSCYRETFVVEMNDEGLYGYGQLAGLLRARYCHPGIRSITKTDGLTFKVKEILEGISHFPKDSV
- the korB_2 gene encoding 2-oxoglutarate oxidoreductase subunit KorB, giving the protein MGSDLLAGKEDLAEGIQPRVDKKILTADKPTWCAGCGDFAVLAAFYRVLEKLQLRHENIVTLAGIGCSSRFPYFVNTHGGHFIHGRAVPFATGVSISRPDLHVFLFGGDGDGFSMGGNHLDHGARKNIQMTYVIMDNFVYGLTKKQTSPTSFIGFKSKTDPEGSVDQPINPMKKLVTSGATFIARTHATQVKHMTEMYERAIAHDGFSVIECLSECTEFYRGAFDASVPRKGGEFELIKEKRHDGSPEDEKRHDVSDETEAYRLADLPWPGVFGVFYQAERPTKNALESNLIARAREKSQGRSSLQMLQETFTRFK
- the lgt gene encoding Prolipoprotein diacylglyceryl transferase, producing the protein MSSNFLAYFQHDLNPVLLPIYGDFAIRWYGIAYILGFITACGLLKLYFKTQRSTWNSEAQINAILYLAMGTMIGGRLGFMLLYDLNTFLRNPLSFFEFWKGGMASHGGFAGCLVAAFLIARRNKTPFLKTTDLIVTVAPPGLLFGRIANFINGELWGKLSDVPWAVIFPTSTLPNTPLELVAPRHPSQLYEAALEGLVLGVYIQIRFWRSNPQRMPAGQLSGEFLIAYSILRIIGEVFREPDPAGLILGLSRGVFYSIILGTLGVFWVVWVRKTNPFPATRE
- a CDS encoding hypothetical protein (UPF0053 inner membrane protein YfjD), with translation MTGLILPICFTLGVSGFCSLLEAFILSTTTSEIEALRKESPRQGSLLETFKNDIELTSSAILTLNTIANTMGAMWVASVAKDVAGNLVGIISFFMVLGILILSEILPKNMGVIYRRVLQKRLVYPLQLVRYSMYPLAYLTMHSIRLVVDKEAVEAVADEDEEITLLADKHAKDGSLTNSERDMIRNALSLDDVHISEIMTPRTVVTALDANLTVEEVFIQFRNIPFGRLPVYQESIDNVVGLVRRRDLLQAMANDQNNKKVSELMGEMTFVPETSSAAAALQHFLRTHQQLAMVVDEFGSTVGVVTVEDTIEHILGREIYEETDVAVDMRELARNQAEQKKAEESPPSNAPQ
- the gcvH gene encoding Glycine cleavage system H protein, with product MDQILPHLQFTKEHEWIRIDGESGLVGITDFAQEELGDVTFVELPEIGLVLDRGDVIGVVESVKAASDIFTPLSGEILEINTAVEDRPELVNSDPYGEGWLVRLRIKNPEEVQSLLSSEEYERLIKGES
- the ttuC' gene encoding putative tartrate dehydrogenase/decarboxylase TtuC' → MKSFRIALYPGDGIGVEVTEATVRVIKALESKLCEFQLEMVTFNWGVDYYDRHGIVVPDDFIQTLDSFDAIFLGAVGFPERLPDHITLSPLIKLRQAFDLYACVRPARTFQGVPKPLAGGADIDLVVVRENSEGEYVNNGGRFHQGKAEEVALQTAVHTRRGIERILRFSFDLAQKRRNRLTMITKSNAQRYGFVLWDEILEEVRADYTAVEVNKQHIDAASMNFVRCPETFDVVVASNLFGDILTDLSGAVTGSLGLNPSANLDPERRHPSLFEPVHGSAPDIAGKGIANPVAAILSGSMMLDWLGLKPAGEVLRDAVERVLAVGISTPDVGGSLTTERVTQSIIEELN